Proteins encoded by one window of Blautia luti:
- a CDS encoding alpha/beta hydrolase produces MYDLTFDPEKYEIKTCELGNRSITYRAFEHIVYCANPASKIQTLNIYVSEEYYSGKTINGYSLNTAPIFAPNTVGGYMEGPAMEVGIDRFNHKPNSAFEALLHGYVVMCAGIRGRNTGMHSKEFFVGGTGKENTENQEKRSGRAPALIVDMKAAIRYMRHNAKTVPGDVEKIITNFKDYVMSFVSASAKKEKETHDTSVRLSDLAVPGSDIDEQEYIIFEGNQVKKIDTDAYVKKITRMKPTPAFDALSLESPENEEFGDDEVMARHFTEFAEKHSKVGGVKADEQIIKLLNPTKFIGECDTTKNWRIRHGAFDRDTSIAIPVILATMLKNKGYEVDFSLPWGLPHSGDYDLEELFAWIDKLAK; encoded by the coding sequence GAAAAATATGAAATAAAAACATGTGAGCTGGGAAACCGGAGCATTACATATAGGGCATTTGAACATATTGTTTATTGTGCAAATCCTGCAAGTAAAATTCAGACATTGAACATCTATGTATCGGAAGAGTATTATAGTGGGAAAACAATAAATGGATATTCATTAAATACAGCGCCGATTTTTGCACCGAATACGGTAGGTGGCTATATGGAAGGTCCGGCAATGGAAGTGGGAATTGATCGATTTAATCACAAACCAAATTCTGCATTTGAAGCTTTATTACATGGATATGTTGTAATGTGTGCAGGAATCAGAGGCCGCAATACAGGTATGCATTCCAAAGAATTTTTTGTAGGTGGAACAGGAAAAGAAAACACAGAAAATCAGGAGAAACGAAGTGGACGTGCGCCGGCATTAATTGTAGATATGAAAGCGGCAATCCGCTATATGAGACATAACGCAAAAACAGTACCAGGAGACGTAGAAAAAATCATCACAAATTTTAAAGACTATGTCATGAGCTTTGTATCTGCATCTGCTAAAAAAGAAAAAGAAACACATGATACCAGCGTAAGATTGTCAGATCTAGCTGTTCCGGGAAGCGATATAGATGAACAGGAATACATTATATTTGAAGGAAATCAGGTGAAAAAGATTGATACAGATGCATATGTAAAGAAAATCACACGAATGAAACCAACTCCGGCTTTTGATGCACTTTCATTAGAAAGCCCGGAAAACGAAGAATTTGGTGATGATGAAGTAATGGCAAGACATTTTACAGAATTTGCTGAAAAACATTCCAAAGTAGGTGGAGTAAAAGCGGACGAACAGATTATAAAACTTTTGAATCCGACAAAATTCATCGGAGAATGTGATACGACAAAAAACTGGAGAATCCGTCATGGAGCTTTTGACAGAGATACTTCGATTGCGATTCCTGTAATATTGGCAACAATGTTAAAGAACAAAGGTTATGAAGTGGATTTTTCATTGCCGTGGGGATTACCGCATAGCGGAGATTATGATCTGGAAGAATTGTTTGCATGGATCGATAAGCTTGCCAAATAA